A portion of the Luteolibacter yonseiensis genome contains these proteins:
- a CDS encoding zinc ribbon domain-containing protein, protein MQDEVRALLILQDRDRRLLALAKDLEKLPQDEARAKAKLAGDESAVAKAHQALLDSELRVKKIELDAETRRTTIKRLKLQQFETRKNEEFVALGHEITRYERELDDFETKELEAMEEVDGFRTALKTAQAALDQTKTLVQEDLAVIKQRHERMDDERKEVSAEREKLVGNAPVSVLPLYTRLMKTKAGLAIAPLRDGKCEGCHMRLIASTVMKVQTGKEIAQCEDCGRILYMED, encoded by the coding sequence ATGCAAGATGAAGTTCGCGCGCTGTTGATTCTCCAGGACCGTGACCGCCGCCTGCTGGCGCTCGCGAAGGATCTTGAAAAACTCCCCCAGGACGAAGCCCGCGCGAAGGCGAAGCTGGCCGGGGATGAATCCGCCGTGGCGAAGGCGCACCAGGCCCTTCTGGACAGCGAACTGCGGGTGAAGAAGATCGAGCTCGACGCCGAAACCCGCCGGACCACGATCAAGCGGCTGAAGCTCCAGCAGTTCGAGACCCGCAAGAACGAGGAATTCGTCGCGCTGGGCCACGAGATCACCCGCTACGAACGCGAGCTCGATGATTTCGAAACCAAGGAGCTCGAGGCGATGGAGGAGGTCGACGGCTTCCGCACCGCCCTGAAGACCGCCCAGGCCGCGCTGGACCAAACCAAGACCCTGGTGCAGGAGGACCTCGCGGTCATCAAGCAACGCCACGAGCGGATGGATGACGAGCGCAAGGAAGTCTCCGCCGAACGCGAGAAGCTCGTCGGCAACGCGCCGGTGAGCGTGCTGCCCCTCTACACCCGCCTGATGAAAACCAAGGCCGGCCTCGCCATCGCCCCGCTGCGGGATGGCAAATGCGAGGGATGCCACATGCGCCTCATCGCCTCCACCGTCATGAAGGTGCAGACCGGCAAGGAAATCGCCCAGTGCGAGGACTGCGGACGCATCCTCTACATGGAGGATTGA